The region GGGGGTTCAAGATAAAATCACCGGAATAGAAATGAAACTTCGCGATCCTATGCAAAGTATGCAGTTTGCCAAAAAATTAGAAGAAGATTTGGGTTCGTCATACCGAGTTTTGAGTTGGATGCAACTCAATGGCGAACTCTTTTCGGCCTTACGTTTAGAGAAAAAAGTGTTTTTTTTCATCATGGGGGCCTTGGTGTTGATTGCTTGCTTTAATATCTTGGGTGTGTTGGTGCTCATGATTCACGAACGCAAACGTGAAATCTCTATTTTGCGGGCGTTAGGGTTGAATATGCGGCGAGTTAAAAATATTTTTGGTTGGATTGGGGTTTATTTAGGCCTTTTCGGGTTGGTTTTTGGGTTTATTTTTGCAGGCATTGTTTTATTTTCCCTCAAACATTGGTTAGTCCTTCCGGTGAGTGCCGAAGTTTATATGGTCGATAAAATCCCGGTGGCCTTTTCCTATGCCATGGCCTTGTTGGTGGTGGGGTGGACTTTGCTGCTTGCCTATTTTGCAGGAAGGCTGGCCTTGTTTCGCCTCAAAAATTTACGGGTGGAATTTTAATTTATGACAATCCTTTATAATGTCGTTGGGCTTAGCAAATCTTTTATCAAAGAGCGCCAACCCATTGCGGTGCTAAAAGGTGTCCATTTTCAATTACAAGAACAGGAGGCACTGGTGGTGCTGGGCGCTTCTGGGGCTGGCAAATCAACCCTTTTACATTTATTAGGCACCTTAGATACCCCAACCGCAGGGCAAGTGTTTTATCGGGGGGAAGAGCTTTTTTTAAAAAATGATAAACAATTGAGTGAGTTCAGAAATAATAAAATTGGGTTTGTGTTTCAATTTCATCATCTCATTTCAATTTTAACTGCTTTAGAAAACGTGATGTTACCTTTATTAATTAGAAAATCAGATGAAGAAAATGCTCGCGCGAAAGCCTTAGAGATGCTAGCCAGGGTGGGTTTAAGTCACCGCAAGGATCATCGGCCCGGAGAACTCTCTGGGGGGGAACAGCAACGAGTAGCAATCGCAAGGGCTTTGGTCGGCTCCCCTGAAGTATTATTAGCCGATGAACCCACCGGTAATTTAGATAGTAAAACTGGCGAAGAAATTGCTCAAATCATGATAGACCTACAACGTGAATCCAATATGGCCCTTCTTTTAGTGACCCATAACGAAAAAATTGCGAACCATTTTTCTAACCATCGCGTGATGGAAGATGGAGTGTTGTTATGAGGTGGTGGTTAGCTCTGCTTACCATGTTGTTATGGCTACCTTCCGCATGGGCAGCCCCGCGCATTGTCGATATTAAAGTAGAGGGTTTAACGACCATTGAAGCCAGCCAAGTCAAAGCCGCCATGGTAAGCAAGGTAGGGGGTGCTTTTGTTCCTGAAAAAGTCAGTGAAGATATTAAGGCCATCTACAAACTTGGCTATTTTGGTGATGTGGCGATTGATAAAGTAGCTTCGGGTGGAGGCGTGGTGTTGGTGGTTCGGGTTACCGAAAAACCACCTATTTATGGGGTTAAAATTGAAGGCGCAAAAAAAATCAGTGAAAAGAAGATCCTTGAGGTTGTCACCATCCGGCCCCTGCTGCCGGTGAGCGAGGCCAAAATTATCGAATCGAAAGATAAAATCCGCGAGCTTTATGCCGAAGAGGGCTATAGCCGGGCCAGCATTCACACCGAATTGGTCGATACTGCCCAGGGGCAAATTTTAATTTTTAAAATTAGTGAAAATGAAAATGTTAAAATCAAAGGCATTCATTTCGAAGGCAATAAGGTTTTTAAAGATCGCAAATTAAAGGGCATGCTAGCGACCAAGAAAAAGAGTATTTTGTCGTTTCTTACCGGTTCGGGGAAATTAAAAGATGAGTTGCTCGAGCGCGATGTAGCTTTTGTTACCTATCATTATCTCAACAAGGGCTACATGCGAGTGCAAGTGAGCCCGCCCGATATTGAATATTCTGAAAAGAAAAAAGGGTTAGTGCTAACCTTCCACATTCAAGAGGGCGACCCCTACAAAGTAAGTGAGGTGGGTGTTGCAGGGGATATTCTTACCAGCAAAGAAGAAATGCTTCGCTATCTCAAAGTGAAGCCAGGCCAATTTTATAGTCAGCAAAAAATCGAAACCGATATGGCAAGATTTCAAGAGCTTTATGGCAACCAAGGTTATGCTTTTGCCGATATTAAGCCACTTACTCGGGTTAACGATGAAGACAAGACCGCAAGTGTTGAATATACGATCGATCGGGGTAATAAAGTTTTTGTAGAACAAATCACTATCTCAGGTAACGATATCACTCGCGACAAGGTCATTCGTCGTGAATTAAAAATCAAAGAAAATAGTCTTTATAATGAAAGTTTAGTGCGTTTATCCAAACGCAAATTGCAACAATTAGGGTATTTTGAAAATGTTGAATTTTCAACCCCCCGTGGCAGTTCAGACAATCAGCTCAATCTTAATGTGAACGTAAAAGAGCGTCCCACTGGCACCTTCAGCGTAGGCGCTGGGTTTTCTTCTATCGAAAATTTTATTTTAACCGCATCGGTTTCTAAACAAAATTTTCTAGGTTTAGGGATTAGTGGGTTTTTATCGGCCGAGCTTTCCAGCCGGCGGCAACAGTTTATTTTAAATTTTGCAACCCCCTATTTTTTAGATTCTGATTTTATGTTGTCGGTTAATGCCTTCAAAATGCTTTCAGAGTTTGATGAATTCCGTCGCGATTCTTTGGGCGGAGAAATCAATTTTGGCCGAAGGCTTTTTGATTTTACTTCTTTTTCTCTGGGGTATCGCATC is a window of Deltaproteobacteria bacterium DNA encoding:
- a CDS encoding ABC transporter ATP-binding protein, with protein sequence MTILYNVVGLSKSFIKERQPIAVLKGVHFQLQEQEALVVLGASGAGKSTLLHLLGTLDTPTAGQVFYRGEELFLKNDKQLSEFRNNKIGFVFQFHHLISILTALENVMLPLLIRKSDEENARAKALEMLARVGLSHRKDHRPGELSGGEQQRVAIARALVGSPEVLLADEPTGNLDSKTGEEIAQIMIDLQRESNMALLLVTHNEKIANHFSNHRVMEDGVLL
- the bamA gene encoding outer membrane protein assembly factor BamA — protein: MRWWLALLTMLLWLPSAWAAPRIVDIKVEGLTTIEASQVKAAMVSKVGGAFVPEKVSEDIKAIYKLGYFGDVAIDKVASGGGVVLVVRVTEKPPIYGVKIEGAKKISEKKILEVVTIRPLLPVSEAKIIESKDKIRELYAEEGYSRASIHTELVDTAQGQILIFKISENENVKIKGIHFEGNKVFKDRKLKGMLATKKKSILSFLTGSGKLKDELLERDVAFVTYHYLNKGYMRVQVSPPDIEYSEKKKGLVLTFHIQEGDPYKVSEVGVAGDILTSKEEMLRYLKVKPGQFYSQQKIETDMARFQELYGNQGYAFADIKPLTRVNDEDKTASVEYTIDRGNKVFVEQITISGNDITRDKVIRRELKIKENSLYNESLVRLSKRKLQQLGYFENVEFSTPRGSSDNQLNLNVNVKERPTGTFSVGAGFSSIENFILTASVSKQNFLGLGISGFLSAELSSRRQQFILNFATPYFLDSDFMLSVNAFKMLSEFDEFRRDSLGGEINFGRRLFDFTSFSLGYRIEDVSLKNFSIIVPELFTRNKDGLTSSGVFTVNHDTRDNALSPTKGDYESFSLEYAGNGLGGDNDFIRLIGNARYYLNLPLKTVLKANVRVGWIKSLNDNPIPLFERFFTGGINSLRGYELRAVGPRVQIPGSATGADEEFVYGGNKLFVFNLEYEFPIYPSGGFRGVVFFDAGNAYSEHEDLNPLKVRTNVGVGFRWVSPFGPLRFEWGFPLNRRPGEDRSVFNFTIGSSF